The following are from one region of the Vibrio hyugaensis genome:
- a CDS encoding MarC family protein codes for MLSILVTQFVVLWAVIDPIGSVPVYLSQTQHLTAKQRRLVALKAIAISMGVLLFFLIAGQLLLEAMQIPLPAFQAAGGLVLLLFALSMIFGESKPEQEQKLGEEVSHSDLADLAVYPLAIPSIASPGAMMAIVMLTDNNRYSFVDQAMTAGVMIAVLLVTLFLLLGANTIQKVIGNVGAAIISRVMGLILAAVALNNLLLGIKDFYVN; via the coding sequence TTGTTAAGTATTCTCGTCACTCAATTCGTCGTACTCTGGGCCGTCATCGACCCGATTGGTTCAGTACCCGTTTATCTATCACAAACTCAGCATCTCACAGCGAAACAGCGTCGTCTGGTCGCATTAAAAGCCATTGCCATTTCAATGGGTGTGTTGCTGTTCTTTCTTATTGCCGGTCAGTTGTTACTAGAAGCAATGCAAATCCCATTACCCGCCTTCCAAGCCGCTGGTGGTTTAGTATTATTGCTGTTTGCACTGTCGATGATCTTTGGTGAGAGCAAGCCAGAACAAGAACAAAAACTGGGCGAAGAAGTCAGCCACTCGGATCTCGCTGACTTAGCCGTTTACCCTCTTGCGATCCCTTCGATTGCGTCGCCGGGGGCAATGATGGCCATCGTGATGCTCACCGATAACAATCGCTACTCTTTCGTCGACCAAGCAATGACCGCAGGCGTCATGATTGCGGTACTTCTGGTTACCCTCTTCTTGTTACTGGGTGCAAACACGATTCAAAAAGTGATTGGTAACGTAGGTGCAGCCATCATCAGCCGCGTAATGGGGCTTATCCTTGCAGCTGTTGCACTGAATAATTTGCTGCTTGGTATAAAAGATTTCTATGTTAATTGA
- a CDS encoding response regulator transcription factor encodes MDSTYTIIIADDHPLFRNALFQSVHMAVSGANLLEADSLDALLTLLKKEEEPDLVLLDLKMPGANGMSGLIHLRAEYPDLPIVVVSASEEPAVVSQVKSHGAFGFIPKSSDMRELVSALNQVLNGDPFFPEGLITNNAACNDLAEKIAALTPQQYKVLGMLSDGLLNKQIAYELNVSEATIKAHMTAIFRKLGVKNRTQAVILLQQMESEQ; translated from the coding sequence ATGGATTCGACCTACACCATTATCATCGCTGATGATCACCCATTGTTCCGCAACGCCTTGTTCCAATCGGTACATATGGCGGTGAGTGGTGCTAACCTCCTCGAAGCTGACTCTTTAGATGCTCTCCTGACACTCCTTAAAAAAGAAGAAGAACCCGACCTAGTGCTGCTGGATCTCAAAATGCCAGGTGCAAACGGCATGTCCGGCCTGATTCACTTACGTGCAGAATACCCAGACCTACCAATCGTCGTGGTTTCTGCTAGCGAAGAACCCGCAGTGGTTAGCCAAGTAAAAAGCCACGGCGCATTTGGCTTTATTCCTAAATCAAGCGACATGCGTGAACTTGTCAGTGCCCTTAACCAAGTGCTGAACGGCGACCCATTCTTCCCTGAGGGCTTGATCACTAATAACGCCGCATGTAATGACTTAGCAGAAAAGATTGCTGCGTTGACACCTCAACAATACAAGGTGCTCGGCATGCTATCGGATGGCTTACTCAACAAGCAAATCGCTTACGAGCTCAATGTCTCAGAAGCTACCATCAAAGCACACATGACCGCCATATTCCGAAAATTAGGCGTCAAGAATCGCACTCAAGCCGTTATTTTGCTGCAACAAATGGAATCAGAGCAGTAA
- a CDS encoding protein-disulfide reductase DsbD, producing MRALLSVLLLGLITFSAPSFALFGNDQLGNSQSNTFGSSNDTFVPVDQAFQFNYYQQDGKLMLDWQVRDGYYLYQERLSVAGENVSLGELQMEDGTPHKDEFFGDVHIYTDPLFVNVPLQNWQDGARVVVQYQGCAKAGFCYPPETRVIPISAFTSSNSGSTTATTAPKVESKPNVTPPAAESSTSERGSSVPVTQQDNLAANLADNWWTPLLFLALGVGLAFTPCVLPMYPILTSIVLGSGKLSQRRALGLSFVYVQGMALTYTLLGLVVASAGMQFQAAMQHPYVLIGLSVLFVTLALSMFGVYNLQLPSGVQTWLNNLSNKQQGGSSAGVFAMGAISGLVCSPCTTAPLSGALLYVAQSGDLLTGGIALYALAVGMGIPLILVAVFGNKLLPKAGGWMDRVKTLFGFILLAAPIFLLERIMPEIWATALWSALGIAAFGWLYHIKNSLEFGGWKQSAVGIIAVLGLFASAQPALNYWFGGHTTTQTQQATVSFTRVSNVTELEQQLALAKQAGKPVMLDFYADWCVACKEFEKYTFHDPSVEVKLQDFVLLQADVTKNQVQDIELLKYMNVLGLPTIEFWDANGKHVSNARLTGFMQAEPFLAHINQF from the coding sequence ATGCGTGCATTACTCTCCGTCTTACTTTTAGGGCTTATTACCTTTTCTGCGCCTTCTTTTGCTCTGTTTGGCAATGATCAGTTAGGGAACAGCCAAAGCAACACTTTTGGCAGCAGCAACGATACGTTTGTGCCTGTCGATCAGGCCTTCCAATTCAACTATTACCAGCAGGACGGCAAGCTCATGCTGGACTGGCAGGTACGTGATGGTTACTACCTGTATCAAGAGCGCTTATCCGTTGCGGGCGAAAATGTGTCGCTAGGCGAACTGCAAATGGAAGACGGCACGCCACATAAAGATGAATTCTTTGGTGATGTACACATCTATACAGATCCACTATTTGTCAACGTGCCGCTGCAAAACTGGCAAGATGGCGCACGTGTCGTAGTGCAATACCAAGGTTGTGCGAAAGCAGGCTTTTGCTACCCACCAGAAACGCGTGTGATTCCTATCAGTGCGTTTACATCATCGAACTCAGGTTCAACAACAGCGACTACCGCACCAAAGGTTGAATCAAAGCCAAACGTTACACCACCAGCAGCGGAATCATCGACATCTGAACGCGGCTCTTCGGTACCCGTGACTCAACAAGATAACCTAGCGGCTAACCTTGCAGACAATTGGTGGACGCCATTATTGTTCCTCGCATTAGGTGTAGGTTTGGCCTTTACACCATGTGTATTGCCGATGTACCCAATCCTGACAAGTATCGTCTTAGGTAGTGGCAAACTCAGTCAACGCCGCGCGCTAGGCTTGTCGTTTGTCTACGTGCAAGGCATGGCGCTGACTTACACGCTACTCGGTCTTGTGGTGGCGTCTGCGGGCATGCAGTTCCAAGCAGCGATGCAACACCCATATGTGCTGATTGGTTTGAGTGTGCTGTTCGTGACACTCGCACTGTCTATGTTTGGCGTTTATAACCTGCAACTGCCAAGTGGCGTGCAAACGTGGTTAAACAACCTAAGCAACAAACAACAAGGCGGCAGCAGCGCAGGCGTATTCGCCATGGGTGCGATTTCAGGTCTGGTGTGCTCACCATGTACCACGGCACCTCTTTCTGGTGCGCTACTTTACGTTGCACAAAGCGGTGACTTGCTGACTGGTGGTATCGCGCTTTACGCACTGGCGGTGGGTATGGGAATACCACTCATTCTTGTTGCTGTATTCGGCAACAAACTTCTGCCAAAAGCAGGGGGTTGGATGGATCGCGTTAAGACCCTATTCGGCTTCATTCTGCTGGCAGCGCCTATCTTCCTACTTGAGCGCATCATGCCAGAAATATGGGCAACTGCATTGTGGTCAGCACTGGGTATCGCTGCATTTGGTTGGCTATACCACATCAAGAACAGCCTTGAGTTTGGTGGTTGGAAACAAAGTGCAGTAGGCATTATCGCTGTACTTGGTTTGTTCGCGTCAGCTCAACCAGCACTTAATTACTGGTTTGGTGGTCACACAACAACGCAAACTCAACAAGCGACAGTAAGCTTTACGCGCGTCTCTAATGTAACAGAGCTCGAACAACAATTGGCATTGGCTAAGCAAGCTGGTAAACCCGTGATGCTCGACTTCTATGCTGATTGGTGTGTCGCGTGTAAAGAGTTTGAGAAGTACACCTTCCATGACCCAAGTGTCGAAGTAAAACTGCAAGATTTTGTACTGCTACAAGCCGATGTAACCAAGAACCAAGTACAAGATATCGAACTTCTTAAGTATATGAATGTATTAGGTTTACCGACGATTGAATTTTGGGATGCGAATGGCAAACATGTTTCAAACGCTCGTTTGACCGGCTTTATGCAAGCCGAGCCTTTCTTAGCACACATAAACCAATTCTGA
- a CDS encoding class II fumarate hydratase: protein MTTEFRIEADSMGEVKVPANALYQAQTQRAVDNFAFSKHTMPTGFIQALAHIKQTAALTNAQLGLLEGDIANAIADAAQAIIDGKHLDQFPIDVFQTGSGTSSNMNANEVIATLASEHLGGTVNPNDHVNMGQSSNDVVPTAIQVSSAIAIEKQLLPALSHLSETLKSKQQALKDVVKTGRTHLMDAMPITFAQELGGWQFQIEHAKQAIEQTLPAVKALAQGGTAVGTGINADPRFAELFADNLTQSTRIEYASSKNFFFNLSSQDAIVALSGQLKTAAVAIMKIANDLRWMNSGPLAGLGEIELQGLQPGSSIMPGKVNPVIPEAAAMASAQVIGNDATITVAGQSGNFQLNVMLPVIAHNVLESIELLSNSAVALADKAIATFEVRQDNLDVALAKNPILVTALNPVIGYLKAAEVAKKAYKQGRAIIDVAEEETDLDRATLERLLDPAKLTQGGVAE, encoded by the coding sequence ATGACCACGGAATTCCGTATCGAAGCGGACAGCATGGGCGAAGTCAAAGTCCCTGCGAACGCTTTGTATCAAGCCCAAACTCAACGCGCTGTCGATAACTTTGCTTTCAGCAAACACACCATGCCGACAGGGTTTATTCAAGCACTCGCTCATATCAAACAAACCGCAGCGCTCACCAATGCCCAACTTGGCTTGCTAGAAGGTGATATTGCCAATGCCATCGCTGATGCCGCGCAAGCCATCATTGATGGTAAACACCTCGACCAATTCCCTATCGATGTATTCCAAACCGGCTCGGGCACCAGTTCCAACATGAATGCCAACGAAGTGATTGCAACATTGGCGTCTGAGCACCTAGGCGGAACGGTCAATCCAAATGATCACGTTAATATGGGTCAAAGCAGTAACGACGTAGTGCCTACTGCGATTCAAGTTAGCTCTGCAATTGCGATTGAAAAACAGCTACTGCCTGCACTTTCTCACTTAAGTGAAACACTAAAGAGCAAGCAACAAGCGCTTAAAGATGTGGTGAAAACAGGTCGTACGCACCTCATGGATGCGATGCCAATTACTTTCGCCCAAGAGCTTGGTGGTTGGCAGTTCCAAATCGAACATGCTAAACAAGCCATCGAACAAACACTGCCAGCAGTGAAAGCGTTAGCCCAAGGCGGAACAGCGGTGGGCACAGGGATCAACGCCGATCCACGCTTCGCCGAGCTTTTTGCCGATAACCTAACGCAATCAACGCGCATCGAGTATGCTTCAAGCAAAAACTTCTTCTTCAATCTCAGCAGTCAGGATGCGATCGTTGCCCTATCGGGACAGCTCAAAACCGCAGCAGTTGCGATCATGAAGATCGCCAACGATCTTCGTTGGATGAACTCAGGCCCACTAGCTGGCTTAGGTGAAATCGAACTGCAAGGCTTACAACCGGGCTCTTCTATCATGCCAGGCAAAGTAAACCCTGTGATTCCAGAAGCAGCAGCCATGGCCTCGGCTCAAGTGATTGGTAACGACGCAACCATTACCGTTGCCGGTCAATCGGGTAATTTCCAACTTAACGTGATGCTGCCTGTGATTGCTCACAATGTACTAGAAAGCATTGAACTGCTGTCGAACAGCGCCGTTGCTTTAGCAGATAAAGCCATCGCGACGTTTGAAGTGCGCCAAGACAACCTTGATGTTGCACTGGCGAAGAACCCAATTCTGGTCACCGCTCTTAACCCTGTAATTGGTTACCTAAAAGCAGCCGAAGTTGCGAAGAAAGCCTACAAACAAGGTCGCGCTATCATTGATGTCGCAGAAGAAGAAACGGACTTAGATCGTGCCACATTAGAAAGATTGCTCGATCCAGCCAAACTGACTCAAGGTGGCGTTGCAGAGTAA
- a CDS encoding DUF4212 domain-containing protein: protein MAFESEERAKAYWDKNVKLMITLMVIWFAVSFGCGILFVDVLNQFQLGGYKLGFWFAQQGSIYAFLGIIFYYAWKMRQIDREFGVDE from the coding sequence ATGGCATTTGAAAGCGAAGAAAGAGCCAAAGCCTACTGGGACAAGAACGTGAAACTCATGATTACCCTAATGGTCATTTGGTTCGCAGTGTCTTTCGGCTGCGGCATCTTATTTGTCGACGTACTTAATCAATTTCAATTAGGTGGATACAAACTAGGCTTCTGGTTTGCTCAGCAAGGCTCCATCTATGCCTTCCTCGGTATTATTTTCTACTACGCGTGGAAGATGCGCCAAATCGACCGTGAATTCGGCGTGGATGAGTAA
- the trmL gene encoding tRNA (uridine(34)/cytosine(34)/5-carboxymethylaminomethyluridine(34)-2'-O)-methyltransferase TrmL: MFDIALYEPEIAPNTGNIIRLCANCGANLHLIEPLGFDLEEKKVRRAGLDYHDLARVTRHKDYQAFLEYLEKEKQGNYRLFACTTKTTGHHVDAKYQEGDVLMFGPETRGLPADVIDSLPMEQRIRIPMMPDARSLNLSNAVAIIAFEAWRQMGFEGAM; encoded by the coding sequence ATGTTTGATATCGCTCTATACGAACCAGAAATCGCGCCGAACACCGGCAACATCATTCGCCTGTGTGCTAACTGTGGTGCGAATCTCCACCTGATTGAGCCACTGGGTTTCGATCTAGAAGAGAAGAAAGTCCGCCGTGCAGGTTTGGATTACCACGATTTGGCTCGTGTAACGCGTCATAAAGATTATCAAGCATTCTTGGAATACTTAGAGAAAGAGAAACAAGGCAACTACCGCCTATTTGCGTGTACGACCAAAACAACGGGTCATCATGTGGATGCGAAGTACCAAGAAGGCGATGTATTGATGTTTGGTCCAGAAACTCGCGGACTACCAGCAGATGTGATTGATAGCCTGCCAATGGAGCAGCGCATCCGCATCCCGATGATGCCAGATGCTCGTAGCCTGAACCTTTCTAATGCCGTTGCGATCATCGCGTTTGAAGCATGGCGTCAAATGGGTTTTGAAGGCGCAATGTAA
- a CDS encoding FxsA family protein, translating into MFPILLLAFIFVPIIEIGLFIQVGGFLGLWPTIALVLITAFVGASLVRSQGIQTLMSVQGRLEQGELPAQQIFEGVMLAVAGVLLLTPGFMTDALGMLVLLPAPRAAIAKYLMSKMVVKTMNGGGFQGGFSNQSPYEQDPFRRDPFDSQSDNGNTFEGEYERKDDNDRNKLN; encoded by the coding sequence GTGTTTCCTATCTTATTATTGGCGTTTATTTTCGTCCCGATCATCGAAATCGGCCTATTTATTCAGGTGGGAGGCTTTTTAGGTCTTTGGCCTACGATTGCTTTAGTTCTGATCACCGCATTTGTTGGCGCGTCTTTGGTACGCAGCCAAGGCATCCAGACATTGATGTCAGTGCAAGGTCGCTTAGAGCAAGGTGAGCTTCCGGCTCAACAGATTTTTGAAGGCGTAATGCTGGCGGTTGCAGGCGTATTGCTGTTAACACCAGGTTTCATGACCGACGCATTGGGTATGTTAGTGTTGTTGCCAGCACCGCGAGCGGCAATTGCAAAATACCTAATGAGCAAGATGGTGGTGAAGACTATGAATGGTGGCGGCTTCCAAGGTGGCTTCTCAAATCAAAGTCCCTATGAACAAGACCCGTTTCGTCGTGACCCATTCGATTCTCAATCGGACAACGGCAATACCTTCGAAGGTGAATACGAGCGTAAAGACGACAATGACCGTAATAAACTCAACTGA
- the aspA gene encoding aspartate ammonia-lyase — MATLSDAPKTANQATRIEEDLLGQRHVPADAYYGIHTLRAIENFNISSTTISDVPEFVRGMVMTKKAAALANKELGAIPKDVANYILEACDLILETGKCMDQFPSDVFQGGAGTSVNMNTNEVIANVALELMGKEKGQYEFINPNDHVNKSQSTNCAYPTGFRIAVYNSVHQLMEAIEYLKGAFELKAQEFKDILKMGRTQLQDAVPMTVGQEFHAWAVTLNEEIRALDYTSKLLLEINLGATAIGTGLNAPTGYQALAVKHLAEVTGVEVVAAEDLIEATSDCGAYVMTHGALKRLAVKLSKICNDLRLLSSGPRSGLNELNLPEMQAGSSIMPAKVNPVIPEVVNQVCFKVLGNDNTVSFAAEGGQLQLNVMEPVIAQSVFESISLLHNACVNLRDKCIDGITVNKEVCENYVYNSIGIVTYLNPYIGHHEGDIVGKICAETGKSVRDVVLERGLLTAEELDDILSVENFMHPTYKAKRYE; from the coding sequence ATGGCTACACTATCTGATGCTCCAAAGACAGCAAACCAAGCCACTCGTATTGAAGAAGATCTATTAGGTCAACGTCATGTTCCTGCTGATGCTTACTACGGCATCCACACCCTTCGCGCTATCGAAAACTTTAATATTTCAAGCACTACCATTTCTGACGTACCTGAGTTTGTACGCGGTATGGTAATGACAAAGAAAGCCGCTGCACTAGCAAACAAAGAGCTAGGTGCAATTCCAAAAGACGTTGCTAACTACATCCTAGAAGCGTGTGATTTGATCCTTGAAACAGGTAAGTGCATGGATCAGTTCCCTTCAGACGTGTTCCAAGGCGGTGCAGGCACGTCAGTGAACATGAACACTAACGAAGTTATTGCGAACGTTGCGCTTGAACTGATGGGCAAGGAAAAAGGCCAATATGAGTTCATCAACCCGAACGATCACGTAAACAAGAGCCAATCAACAAACTGTGCGTACCCTACCGGTTTCCGAATCGCGGTTTACAACAGTGTTCATCAGTTGATGGAAGCGATCGAATACCTAAAAGGTGCATTCGAACTTAAAGCACAAGAATTCAAAGACATCTTGAAGATGGGTCGTACTCAGCTTCAAGACGCGGTTCCTATGACTGTGGGTCAAGAGTTCCACGCATGGGCAGTGACACTAAACGAAGAGATTCGCGCCCTAGACTACACGTCTAAGCTACTACTAGAAATCAACCTAGGTGCAACAGCAATCGGTACTGGTCTAAACGCACCAACAGGCTACCAAGCACTAGCCGTAAAACACCTAGCAGAAGTTACGGGTGTAGAAGTGGTTGCAGCAGAAGATCTAATCGAAGCAACATCTGACTGTGGTGCTTACGTAATGACGCACGGCGCGCTTAAACGTCTAGCAGTGAAACTGTCGAAGATCTGTAACGACCTTCGCCTACTTTCTTCTGGCCCTCGCTCTGGTCTAAACGAGTTGAACCTACCAGAAATGCAAGCGGGCTCTTCTATCATGCCAGCTAAAGTAAACCCAGTTATCCCAGAAGTCGTAAACCAAGTTTGCTTCAAGGTTCTAGGTAACGACAACACGGTATCTTTCGCAGCAGAAGGCGGTCAGCTACAGCTAAACGTAATGGAGCCAGTAATCGCACAAAGCGTGTTTGAGTCTATTTCTCTACTACACAACGCATGTGTGAACCTACGTGACAAATGTATCGATGGCATCACGGTGAACAAAGAAGTTTGTGAAAACTACGTTTACAACTCTATCGGTATCGTGACTTATCTAAACCCATACATCGGTCACCACGAGGGCGACATTGTTGGTAAGATCTGTGCTGAAACAGGTAAGAGCGTACGTGATGTGGTTCTAGAACGTGGTTTATTAACCGCAGAAGAGCTAGATGACATCTTATCGGTTGAAAACTTCATGCATCCGACTTATAAAGCGAAACGCTACGAGTAA
- a CDS encoding anaerobic C4-dicarboxylate transporter encodes MVMVELFVVLLFIYLGARIGGIGIGFAGGAGVIALSLILGVPTSQSFIPVDVILIIMSVITAIAAMQVAGGLDWMVQVAEDFLRKHPERITFYAPIVTFLMTLLAGTGHTAFSTLPVIAEVAKGQGVRPSRPLSIAVVASQIAITASPISAAVVAFAAMLHPFGVDYLTLLAVCIPTTFIACMIGAFVANFMGSELKDDPEYQDRLAKGLIKLNTESKREILPTAKKATFIFLGAIAFVVCYAAAISGSIGLIENPALGRNEAIMAVMLAAAAAIVLSCKIDAGKIPAAATFRSGMTACVCVLGVAWLGSTFVNAHVDGIKEVAGALLADYPWMLALVLFFASMLLYSQGATTVALMPAALAIGVAPLTAVASFAAVSALFVLPTYPTLLAAVEMDDTGSTRIGKYVFNHPFFVPGVATIASAVALGFAFGGLLI; translated from the coding sequence ATGGTAATGGTCGAACTCTTCGTGGTTCTGCTCTTCATTTATTTGGGGGCAAGAATCGGTGGTATCGGCATTGGCTTTGCCGGTGGTGCTGGGGTAATTGCATTGTCTTTAATCCTAGGCGTCCCGACAAGCCAGTCTTTCATCCCTGTCGATGTAATCCTGATCATCATGTCTGTTATTACCGCTATCGCAGCAATGCAGGTAGCTGGTGGTTTAGATTGGATGGTTCAGGTTGCGGAAGACTTTTTGCGTAAACATCCCGAACGCATCACCTTTTACGCACCTATCGTGACATTTTTGATGACACTACTAGCAGGTACAGGTCACACAGCATTCTCTACTTTGCCAGTTATTGCAGAAGTAGCGAAAGGCCAAGGTGTTCGTCCTTCTCGTCCACTGTCTATCGCGGTAGTTGCCTCGCAAATCGCTATCACAGCATCGCCTATCTCAGCGGCAGTTGTGGCGTTTGCTGCAATGTTGCACCCATTTGGCGTTGATTACCTAACGCTACTAGCGGTTTGTATCCCAACCACCTTCATCGCTTGTATGATCGGTGCATTTGTCGCGAACTTCATGGGCAGCGAGCTTAAAGATGATCCTGAATACCAAGACCGTCTAGCAAAAGGCCTTATCAAGCTAAACACAGAATCGAAACGCGAAATCTTGCCAACAGCGAAGAAAGCAACATTCATCTTCCTAGGCGCTATCGCATTCGTAGTCTGCTACGCAGCAGCGATCTCTGGTTCAATTGGTCTTATCGAAAACCCAGCACTTGGTCGTAACGAAGCGATCATGGCAGTAATGCTAGCGGCAGCGGCAGCAATCGTGTTGAGCTGTAAAATTGACGCAGGCAAAATCCCAGCAGCTGCAACATTCCGCTCTGGTATGACAGCGTGTGTGTGTGTACTTGGTGTGGCATGGCTAGGTTCTACGTTCGTTAACGCGCACGTTGATGGCATCAAAGAAGTTGCGGGTGCACTACTAGCAGACTACCCATGGATGCTAGCACTTGTTCTATTCTTCGCTTCAATGCTGCTTTACTCGCAGGGTGCAACTACCGTTGCGCTGATGCCAGCAGCACTAGCAATCGGTGTGGCACCACTTACCGCAGTTGCGTCTTTCGCAGCAGTAAGTGCGCTATTCGTACTACCAACTTACCCAACGCTACTGGCTGCGGTTGAGATGGACGACACGGGTTCAACTCGTATCGGTAAGTACGTATTCAACCACCCATTCTTCGTACCAGGCGTAGCAACTATCGCTTCAGCAGTTGCACTTGGATTCGCGTTCGGTGGGCTACTGATCTAG
- a CDS encoding sodium:solute symporter family protein codes for MDLKTITYLVVGATFVLYIGIAIWARAGSTKEFYVAGGGVNPIANGMATAADWMSAASFISMAGLIAFMGYGGSVFLMGWTGGYVLLALLLAPYLRKFGKFTVPEFVGERFYSNAARIVAVVCLIIASVTYVIGQMKGVGVAFGRFLEVDYSTGLLIGMCIVFMYAVMGGMKGITYTQIAQYCVLILAYTIPAIFISLQLTGNPLPQIGLGSTIQGTDVYLLDRLDQVVTELGFSEYTTQVRGDTLNMFVYTMSLMIGTAGLPHVIIRFFTVPKVRDARTSAGWALVFIAILYTTAPAVSAMARLNLMDTVNPAPGQHLAYDERPDWFKNWEKTGLLGFDDKNGDGLIEYTSNPATNELKVDRDIMVLANPEIAKLPNWVIALVAAGGLAAALSTAAGLLLAISSAISHDLIKGVINPNISEKKELLASRISMAVAIAVAGYLGLNPPGFAAGTVALAFGLAASSIFPALMMGIFSKSINKEGAIAGMIAGISITLFYVFQHKGILFVADWTYLQSWGQNWFLGIEPNAFGAIGAVFNFVVAFAVSKVTAETPQEVKDLVEHVRVPAGAGGAVDH; via the coding sequence ATGGATTTGAAAACTATTACCTATCTTGTAGTTGGCGCGACATTCGTCCTCTACATCGGTATTGCGATTTGGGCACGTGCGGGCTCAACCAAAGAATTCTATGTAGCAGGCGGCGGTGTAAACCCTATCGCTAACGGTATGGCAACCGCAGCAGACTGGATGTCAGCAGCATCGTTCATCTCAATGGCAGGCTTGATAGCCTTCATGGGTTACGGCGGTTCGGTATTCCTAATGGGCTGGACAGGCGGTTACGTACTGCTTGCACTTCTGCTTGCACCATACCTACGTAAGTTCGGTAAGTTTACCGTGCCAGAATTCGTAGGTGAGCGTTTCTACTCTAACGCAGCGCGTATCGTAGCGGTTGTGTGTCTGATCATCGCATCGGTGACTTACGTTATCGGTCAGATGAAAGGTGTAGGCGTGGCGTTCGGTCGCTTTCTTGAGGTGGATTACTCAACCGGTCTATTGATTGGTATGTGTATCGTGTTCATGTACGCCGTAATGGGCGGTATGAAGGGTATTACCTACACGCAGATTGCTCAGTATTGCGTACTCATTTTGGCTTACACTATTCCTGCAATCTTTATCTCTCTGCAACTTACGGGTAACCCACTACCTCAAATCGGCTTAGGCAGTACCATACAAGGCACCGATGTCTATCTGCTCGATCGGCTCGACCAGGTGGTGACCGAACTCGGCTTTAGTGAATACACCACTCAAGTTCGTGGCGACACGCTAAACATGTTCGTGTACACCATGTCACTGATGATCGGTACTGCGGGTCTGCCACACGTAATCATTCGCTTCTTTACCGTGCCTAAAGTTCGTGATGCACGTACATCAGCCGGTTGGGCGCTAGTTTTCATCGCTATCCTTTACACAACAGCACCTGCAGTATCTGCTATGGCGCGTCTAAACCTAATGGATACCGTTAACCCAGCTCCGGGTCAGCACCTTGCTTATGATGAGCGTCCTGACTGGTTCAAGAACTGGGAGAAAACAGGTCTACTAGGCTTTGATGATAAGAACGGCGACGGTCTGATTGAGTACACGTCAAACCCAGCAACTAATGAACTGAAAGTTGACCGTGACATCATGGTACTAGCAAACCCAGAGATTGCTAAACTACCTAACTGGGTTATCGCACTTGTCGCAGCAGGTGGTCTGGCGGCAGCACTATCGACGGCTGCAGGTCTACTACTGGCGATTTCGTCCGCAATATCCCATGACTTAATCAAAGGTGTGATAAATCCGAACATATCCGAGAAGAAAGAGCTGCTCGCGAGTCGAATCTCCATGGCAGTTGCCATCGCAGTCGCCGGTTACTTAGGCTTGAATCCGCCTGGGTTTGCAGCCGGTACGGTAGCGCTCGCCTTCGGTCTGGCGGCATCCTCCATCTTCCCTGCGTTGATGATGGGTATCTTCAGCAAGAGCATCAACAAAGAAGGCGCAATCGCAGGTATGATTGCAGGTATCAGTATCACGCTATTCTACGTATTCCAGCACAAAGGCATCCTATTTGTTGCTGACTGGACGTACCTACAAAGCTGGGGTCAGAACTGGTTCCTAGGCATCGAACCAAACGCATTTGGTGCAATTGGTGCCGTGTTCAACTTTGTCGTGGCATTTGCAGTATCGAAAGTAACGGCAGAAACACCACAAGAAGTAAAAGACCTAGTCGAGCATGTGCGTGTACCAGCAGGCGCTGGCGGTGCGGTAGACCACTAA